A single window of Nicotiana sylvestris chromosome 3, ASM39365v2, whole genome shotgun sequence DNA harbors:
- the LOC138887971 gene encoding uncharacterized protein yields MEDIFKIKKGESELLREFVDRFQRERMTLPRVPDNWATIAFTSNLNEKSFEATRRLKESLREFPATTWNDIYNRYNKKLRIEEDIILRSQKEEMDNPRYDHRSRNRESGSSSRFGKDRNERESRDDDRNLKARFGGYNFNVSTSELVAVLRSIGDNVRWSKEIRSNPNRRNPDHWCEFHNDHGHKTTDCRLMQGEVGHLLKQGYLTKLFSERGKQAYMKNRQEPPKPPSPKRTVNVIRGGEDINGVTYTTANKVSKFTITYGKRVRHVLEEESITFDDADADGILSPHNDVLVISLLVHDTNVKRVLIDPGSSVNIILLRVLREMQAEDKLISKAHTLSGFDNSNVVMKGEVILTTFAEGVVKDTNFRW; encoded by the exons atggaagatattttcaaaatcaagaaaGGGGAGtcagaattgcttagagagttcgtggacaggttccaacgtgaaagaatgacgttaccgcgtgtacctgacaattgggcaACTATAGccttcacaagtaatttgaatgaaaaaagctttgaagccacgagacgactcaaggaaagtcttcgtgaattcccagcAACAACATGGAATGACATTTATAATAGGTACAACAAGAAGCTAAGGATAGAAGAGGATATTATCTTacgatctcaaaaagaagaaatg GACAATCCAAGGTATGATCATAGGTCGAGAAATAGAGAGTCGGGGTCGTCATCAAGATTTGGGAAAGATCGAAACGAGCGAGAGTCACGGGATGATGATAGAAACTTGAAAGCAAGGTTTGGTGGCTATAATTTTAATGTAAGcacttccgagctcgtagctgttttaagaagcatagGTGATAATGTACGGTGGTCAAAAGAAATAAGATCGAacccaaacaggcgcaaccctgatcactggtgcgaatttcacaatgatcacgggcataaaacgaCAGACTGTAGGTTGATGCAAGGTGAAGTTGGTCATCTATTAAAGCAAGGGTATCTTACAAAATTATTCAGTGAGAGAGGTAAGcaagcatatatgaagaataggcaAGAGcccccaaaaccaccttctcctaAAAGGACTGTTAATGTGATAAGGggaggtgaagacatcaatggtgtgACGTATACAACAGCCAATAAAGTCTCCAAATTCACAATTACCTACGGGAAGCGGGTGCGGCATGTCTTAGAGGAAGAAAGCATTacgtttgatgatgcagatgcggaTGGCATATTATCCCCACATAACGAtgtactggtaatatctttacttgtacatgatactaatgtgaaacgagttttgatcgATCCAGGTAGTTctgtgaacattattttgctaagagtactacgtgagatgcaagctgaagataaattAATATCAAAGGCACATACTCtgtctggatttgacaattccaACGTAGTGATGAAAGGGGAGGTAATACTTAcaacattcgcagaaggagttgtcaagGATACAAATTTCAGGTGGTAG